One stretch of Roseimicrobium sp. ORNL1 DNA includes these proteins:
- a CDS encoding ABC transporter permease has product MTLFFTQWRAEVHKMLARKRTYLGFGAFLVLEIVIFWFLQRNGPEKWLRKLIQGRGESFETYYSALTLGFIVLALSLLLASVFVTLVAGDVIAKESEDGNLRLVLARPITRLRLLVLKYMSCVVFCFVLIQFLVWTIFLLGMALRGWGGGMFVFSPEQATFVLFDWEAGLRRYALSSVFLSMSMMGVGSVAFFMSCFRIKPATATITAMAYLLVDTILHESRIMDNYKEYLLTHYMATWRMVLMENIPWVTILRNYAVLGGASLTLFVLGSAIFESRDLKS; this is encoded by the coding sequence ATGACGCTCTTCTTCACCCAATGGCGCGCTGAGGTGCACAAGATGCTCGCGCGCAAGCGCACGTACCTCGGCTTTGGCGCCTTCCTCGTGCTGGAGATCGTGATCTTCTGGTTCCTCCAGCGCAATGGTCCTGAGAAATGGCTGCGCAAGCTGATCCAGGGACGCGGGGAATCGTTTGAGACCTACTACTCCGCGCTGACGCTGGGCTTCATCGTGCTGGCTCTCAGTCTCCTGCTGGCATCCGTGTTTGTCACCCTGGTGGCGGGTGATGTGATTGCGAAGGAAAGTGAAGATGGGAACCTGCGTCTCGTGCTTGCCCGACCCATCACCCGGTTGCGACTGCTGGTGCTGAAATACATGAGCTGTGTGGTGTTCTGCTTTGTGCTCATCCAGTTCCTGGTCTGGACGATTTTCCTTCTCGGCATGGCGCTGCGCGGCTGGGGTGGAGGCATGTTTGTGTTCTCACCGGAACAGGCGACGTTCGTGTTGTTCGACTGGGAGGCGGGCTTGCGTCGCTATGCGTTGTCGAGCGTGTTCCTTTCCATGAGCATGATGGGCGTGGGCAGCGTCGCGTTCTTCATGTCGTGCTTCCGCATCAAGCCGGCCACCGCCACCATCACCGCGATGGCCTATCTGCTGGTGGATACCATTCTCCATGAGTCGCGCATCATGGATAATTACAAGGAGTACCTGCTCACCCACTACATGGCTACCTGGCGCATGGTACTCATGGAGAATATTCCATGGGTCACCATCCTGCGGAACTACGCCGTGCTGGGTGGCGCGAGCCTGACGCTCTTCGTGCTGGGCTCGGCGATCTTTGAGAGCCGGGATTTGAAATCATAA
- the rnc gene encoding ribonuclease III, which produces MGDNTAALEARLGYKFQRRSLLREALTHPSIAHNKQRVKKNAPPPVDGDKDAQTGFHFQRLEHLGDAVVQLAVSEVLFEQFPKESEGLLTKLRTRAVQTGTMARLARQLELGQHLILGRGEDSSGGRDRDKILADALEAIIGAVHQDSGFDQSRPLVLRLWAEEIAALRAAPVEQNPKGQLQELLQNHGGDTPAYRIVSTDGPSHARTFEVAVTWAGRELAHGSGRSKQEAEVEAAKKALANPSLNEWIAENAASHPGEQPWEDPSNKATTLRTGEFNI; this is translated from the coding sequence ATGGGAGACAACACGGCAGCATTGGAGGCCAGGCTGGGTTACAAATTCCAGCGGCGCTCCCTGCTCCGCGAGGCCCTGACCCACCCCAGCATCGCGCACAACAAGCAGCGCGTGAAAAAGAATGCCCCGCCACCGGTCGACGGTGACAAGGACGCGCAGACCGGGTTCCATTTCCAGCGGCTGGAGCATCTAGGCGACGCCGTGGTGCAGCTCGCCGTGTCTGAAGTGCTCTTTGAGCAATTCCCCAAGGAGTCCGAGGGCCTCCTCACCAAGCTGCGCACCCGCGCCGTGCAGACCGGCACCATGGCACGCCTGGCACGGCAGCTTGAGCTCGGCCAGCACCTCATCCTTGGCCGTGGCGAAGACTCCAGCGGCGGCCGTGACCGGGACAAGATCCTGGCTGATGCCTTGGAGGCCATCATCGGCGCCGTGCACCAGGATTCCGGCTTCGACCAATCACGCCCACTCGTGCTGCGCCTCTGGGCCGAGGAGATCGCCGCGCTGCGTGCAGCTCCCGTGGAGCAGAATCCCAAGGGCCAGCTCCAAGAGCTCCTGCAGAACCACGGTGGCGACACCCCGGCCTACCGCATCGTCAGCACCGATGGGCCCAGCCATGCCCGTACCTTTGAAGTTGCCGTGACCTGGGCAGGTCGCGAACTCGCCCACGGCTCCGGCCGCAGCAAGCAGGAGGCTGAGGTCGAAGCCGCCAAAAAGGCTCTCGCCAACCCCTCCCTGAACGAGTGGATCGCCGAAAATGCGGCCTCCCACCCCGGCGAACAACCTTGGGAAGATCCTTCCAACAAGGCGACAACTCTTCGCACTGGCGAGTTCAACATCTGA
- a CDS encoding ABC transporter permease, whose protein sequence is MNFRVIYALVLRYIFLYARTPMRLIELVFWPVVDLMVWGNLTLFLRENTDQAFADFLLFLIGGMILWDVLFRAQQGVAISFLEDVWTRNLLNIFVAPVRVVEYVAATFIIGFLRICVTMVVLCTLAAIGYNFNIFQLEWALIPFFANLLVFGWALGMISTALILRWGQAVESLAWAVPFFIQPIVAVFYPVTKLPVWLQPVAWAFPATHIFEGMRAVLNPATNAFPWAHIGWAVLLNIIFMAIAGFIFGSMLVQTKKRGLLTKFATQ, encoded by the coding sequence ATGAATTTCCGCGTCATCTACGCCCTCGTCCTGCGCTACATCTTCCTCTATGCGCGCACGCCTATGCGGCTCATTGAGCTGGTCTTCTGGCCGGTGGTCGATCTCATGGTGTGGGGGAACCTCACCCTTTTCCTTCGAGAGAACACCGATCAGGCTTTTGCGGACTTCCTCCTCTTCCTCATCGGCGGCATGATCTTGTGGGACGTGTTGTTCCGTGCGCAGCAAGGTGTGGCCATCTCCTTTCTGGAAGACGTGTGGACGCGCAACCTGTTGAACATCTTCGTCGCCCCCGTGCGCGTGGTGGAATACGTGGCCGCCACCTTCATCATCGGCTTCCTGCGCATCTGCGTCACCATGGTCGTGCTCTGCACCCTGGCTGCGATCGGATACAACTTTAACATCTTCCAGTTGGAGTGGGCCTTGATTCCCTTCTTCGCCAACCTCCTCGTCTTCGGCTGGGCCCTCGGCATGATCTCCACCGCTCTCATCCTCCGCTGGGGCCAGGCCGTCGAATCTCTCGCCTGGGCCGTGCCCTTCTTCATCCAGCCAATTGTCGCGGTCTTCTATCCCGTGACCAAACTCCCCGTGTGGCTGCAACCCGTCGCCTGGGCATTTCCCGCGACGCACATCTTCGAAGGCATGCGCGCCGTGCTGAACCCCGCTACAAACGCCTTCCCTTGGGCTCACATCGGCTGGGCCGTGCTGCTCAACATCATCTTCATGGCCATCGCCGGCTTCATCTTCGGCAGCATGCTCGTGCAAACGAAGAAGCGCGGCCTGCTCACGAAGTTCGCGACGCAGTAG
- a CDS encoding ABC transporter ATP-binding protein, whose translation MISANSLTKYFTRGRPALSDVNFAVNEGEICGLLGHNGAGKSTVLGIMLGMVRPDAGEVIVAGHSVQKDRARALRNVGAIFEAPSFYEYMTGWQNLRTLCAFSGWWDDKEVKRVLEVVRLSQRVHSKVQTYSHGMRQRLALAQALLPMPKVLLLDEPTDGLDPEGIHEFRSSVLKLREDHGLTILLNSHLLGEVEQMCDRCVILKEGTKVYEGAVKRSADDLPTYQLQTPDMELAQRTLDAEHLHLTSDGKVLLNGKLSGADLVAKLVHAGVRVDSWAPHYKTLEDVYLELTNSRPVPAHHP comes from the coding sequence ATGATATCCGCCAATTCCCTCACCAAATACTTCACCCGCGGCCGGCCGGCGCTGTCGGACGTGAACTTCGCTGTGAACGAAGGTGAGATCTGTGGCCTTCTCGGCCACAACGGCGCGGGCAAGAGCACCGTGCTCGGCATCATGCTCGGGATGGTGCGCCCCGATGCCGGCGAAGTGATCGTGGCCGGCCACAGTGTGCAGAAGGATCGCGCAAGAGCCCTTCGCAACGTGGGCGCCATCTTCGAAGCGCCGTCGTTTTATGAGTATATGACCGGCTGGCAAAATCTGCGCACCCTGTGTGCCTTCAGCGGCTGGTGGGACGATAAGGAAGTGAAGCGCGTGCTGGAAGTGGTGAGGCTCAGCCAGCGCGTGCATTCGAAAGTCCAGACCTACAGCCACGGCATGCGGCAGCGCCTGGCCCTCGCGCAGGCCCTCCTCCCGATGCCAAAGGTGCTGCTGCTGGATGAGCCCACGGATGGATTGGATCCCGAGGGCATCCATGAATTTCGTTCCTCCGTTCTGAAGCTGCGTGAGGATCACGGGCTCACCATCCTGCTGAACTCACACCTCCTCGGCGAGGTCGAGCAGATGTGTGATCGGTGTGTGATTCTCAAGGAAGGCACCAAGGTATATGAAGGCGCCGTGAAACGGTCCGCGGATGACCTGCCCACCTACCAACTTCAGACACCGGACATGGAACTCGCGCAGCGCACGCTCGATGCTGAGCACTTGCACCTCACTTCTGACGGAAAGGTGTTGTTGAATGGAAAGCTCAGCGGCGCCGATCTTGTGGCCAAGCTGGTGCATGCCGGCGTGCGGGTGGACTCCTGGGCGCCGCACTACAAGACCCTGGAGGATGTGTATCTCGAACTCACCAACTCCCGCCCTGTTCCTGCTCACCACCCATGA
- a CDS encoding tetratricopeptide repeat protein, producing MPGVREPREGDLDCFQSEGGYTVTKLLKIERIEAEDGQPPTVIHHMLFYTPSPTMPTLSEVGSLQVGIWHAPGSPDDPNEPESERPVHLGNKPVTAEDLQGYHTYLAMARGEHVQAALGAYRRGIEYSDQGRLQEAISAYGEAVEYVPQFFEALDNRGLIHAHLGLVEEAKEDFLQSIAASDTDENPLPHFKLMECLFDLEDQPAAREKFMECQRRWPDHAYWKRNQ from the coding sequence ATGCCCGGAGTACGCGAACCTAGAGAAGGTGATCTTGACTGTTTCCAATCGGAGGGTGGCTACACCGTCACCAAGCTGTTGAAGATCGAGCGTATTGAAGCGGAGGACGGGCAACCGCCCACGGTCATTCATCACATGCTCTTCTATACACCCAGCCCGACGATGCCTACGCTGAGTGAGGTGGGGTCTTTGCAGGTGGGCATCTGGCATGCCCCGGGGTCTCCTGATGATCCAAATGAGCCTGAATCGGAGCGTCCCGTCCATCTCGGCAACAAGCCTGTGACTGCGGAGGATCTGCAAGGGTATCATACTTACCTTGCCATGGCTCGCGGAGAGCATGTACAGGCGGCGCTTGGCGCGTATCGTCGAGGTATCGAGTATTCGGATCAAGGACGCTTGCAGGAAGCGATCTCCGCGTACGGAGAAGCCGTTGAGTATGTGCCCCAGTTCTTCGAAGCGCTCGACAACCGGGGATTGATCCACGCTCACTTGGGTCTGGTCGAAGAGGCCAAGGAGGACTTTCTCCAATCCATTGCCGCCTCGGATACGGATGAAAATCCTCTGCCACACTTCAAGTTGATGGAGTGCCTCTTTGATCTGGAAGATCAGCCGGCGGCCCGTGAGAAATTCATGGAATGCCAGCGACGATGGCCGGATCACGCCTACTGGAAGCGGAACCAGTGA
- the murJ gene encoding murein biosynthesis integral membrane protein MurJ, producing MSDVTKEEPPKQEVAQASAGSEGRVNTKAFGVVTIAIFSSRILGLVREMVLAALFAGEHRKWLDCFNQAFRTPNLLRDLFAEGALSTAFVTTFSKKMKSEGDESAWQLARKMLTLAAVFMSIVSVFGILLAPFIIRLLSPGWVTETPEKIEYTVHLAQIMYPFILLVSLAALVMAMLNAKRVFGIPALSSTFFNIGSMVVGGVVGWWIDPTFGRDALIGFAVGTLAGGLLQLLVQLPSLRKVGFKFRPDFGWRDSGVSKVLSLMWPAVLSGSAVQINVMLSSIFASCLVVKDGPVTWLGQAFRLVQLPLGLFGVAVATVTVPAMSRLATEGITPAFKHMLGRALKLVFLMTLPAAVGLAILGEPIIALIFQRGRYTAEDTHMAAIALQSYSWGLVFFSSIKVIQPAFYAIDRRFVPLVMSLIAVVVSATMNTITVFWLKLGHEYLALSTSVSAFVNFSLLFYAMRQIAGGLDTRGLAVNLGKLLIAVICMGAVCWLGNKTLLDHFTEKALVLRVLYLGVTIGGAAVVYFGMNALLKNEEVAEFGAILRRKLGRK from the coding sequence ATGAGCGACGTCACGAAGGAAGAGCCCCCGAAACAGGAAGTCGCACAGGCCAGCGCCGGATCTGAGGGACGCGTCAATACGAAGGCCTTCGGCGTCGTCACCATCGCCATCTTCAGCAGCCGCATCCTCGGCCTCGTGCGTGAGATGGTGCTCGCGGCCCTCTTCGCCGGGGAACACCGCAAGTGGCTCGACTGCTTCAACCAGGCCTTCCGCACGCCGAACCTGCTGCGCGATCTCTTTGCGGAAGGCGCGCTGTCCACGGCCTTCGTCACCACCTTCTCGAAGAAGATGAAGTCGGAGGGTGACGAGTCCGCCTGGCAGCTCGCGCGGAAGATGCTCACGCTCGCCGCGGTCTTCATGTCGATCGTTTCAGTGTTCGGCATTCTGCTGGCGCCTTTCATCATCCGCCTGCTGAGCCCGGGCTGGGTCACCGAGACGCCGGAGAAGATCGAGTACACGGTCCATCTGGCGCAGATCATGTATCCCTTCATCCTGCTGGTGTCCCTGGCAGCGCTGGTGATGGCGATGCTGAATGCGAAGCGCGTCTTCGGCATCCCCGCGCTGTCGTCCACGTTCTTCAACATTGGCTCCATGGTGGTGGGCGGCGTGGTGGGCTGGTGGATTGACCCCACGTTCGGCCGGGATGCGCTGATTGGCTTCGCGGTCGGCACCCTGGCGGGGGGTCTGTTGCAGCTCCTCGTGCAGCTCCCCTCGCTGCGGAAGGTGGGCTTCAAATTCCGCCCCGACTTCGGCTGGAGGGACAGCGGCGTGAGCAAGGTGCTGAGCCTGATGTGGCCGGCGGTGCTCTCCGGCAGTGCGGTGCAGATCAATGTGATGCTCAGCAGCATCTTCGCCTCCTGCCTGGTGGTGAAGGACGGTCCGGTGACCTGGCTCGGTCAGGCATTCCGTCTGGTGCAGCTTCCGCTGGGTCTCTTTGGCGTCGCGGTGGCGACGGTCACGGTGCCCGCCATGTCCCGACTGGCCACGGAGGGGATCACCCCTGCCTTCAAGCACATGCTGGGGCGCGCCCTGAAGCTCGTGTTTCTGATGACGCTCCCGGCAGCCGTGGGCCTGGCCATCCTCGGGGAGCCCATCATTGCGCTCATTTTCCAGCGTGGCCGCTACACCGCGGAAGACACCCACATGGCGGCCATCGCCCTGCAGAGCTATTCGTGGGGCCTGGTGTTCTTCTCCAGCATCAAGGTCATCCAGCCCGCCTTCTATGCGATTGACAGGCGCTTTGTGCCGCTCGTCATGAGCCTCATCGCCGTGGTCGTCAGCGCGACCATGAACACCATCACCGTCTTCTGGCTGAAGCTCGGCCATGAGTATCTGGCGCTTTCCACGAGCGTGTCCGCCTTTGTGAATTTCAGCCTCCTCTTCTACGCCATGCGTCAGATCGCCGGTGGACTGGATACCCGGGGACTGGCGGTGAACTTGGGCAAGCTGCTCATCGCGGTCATTTGCATGGGCGCGGTGTGCTGGCTTGGCAACAAGACCCTGCTCGACCATTTCACGGAAAAGGCCCTCGTTCTGCGAGTTCTCTATCTCGGTGTAACCATCGGGGGGGCTGCGGTCGTCTACTTCGGCATGAACGCATTGCTGAAAAATGAGGAAGTGGCGGAATTTGGTGCGATTCTCAGGCGTAAACTCGGGCGGAAGTGA
- the aroC gene encoding chorismate synthase, with product MASSFGTLFRVSTFGESHGPAVGCIVDGCPPQIPLNADDIQIELDRRRPGQSRIVTQRKEGDRAEILSGVVDGQTVGTPIAIMVRNEDQRSDAYKEMETAYRPSHADYTYDAKYGVRAVAGGGRSSARETIGRVAAGAIAQKVLATNLPGYQCLAYVHSVKDIVATVDPEKLSRELVESNIVRTADPVAAEKMIALIEEMRKEGNSVGGVIECVVRGVPAGLGEPVFDKLEAELAKAMLSLPATKGFEIGSGFGGARMTGLQHNDEFYTDDAGKIRTRTNRSGGIQGGISNGEEIVFRVAFKPTATVLREQNTVTRDGTATTLKARGRHDPCVLPRAVPMVEAMVHLVVADHWLRQRAQNA from the coding sequence ATGGCCAGCAGCTTCGGCACTCTCTTCCGCGTCAGCACCTTCGGTGAGTCCCATGGCCCTGCCGTGGGCTGCATCGTGGATGGTTGCCCACCCCAAATCCCGCTGAACGCGGACGACATCCAGATCGAGTTGGATCGCCGCCGCCCGGGCCAGAGCAGGATCGTCACCCAGCGCAAGGAAGGCGACCGTGCAGAGATCCTTTCCGGCGTGGTAGACGGCCAGACCGTCGGCACGCCCATCGCCATCATGGTCCGCAACGAGGACCAGCGCTCGGATGCCTACAAGGAGATGGAGACGGCCTACCGCCCCTCCCACGCGGACTACACCTACGATGCCAAGTACGGCGTGCGCGCTGTGGCCGGTGGTGGCCGATCCAGCGCCCGTGAGACCATCGGCCGTGTGGCGGCCGGCGCCATTGCGCAGAAGGTCCTGGCGACGAATCTACCCGGCTACCAGTGCCTGGCGTATGTGCATTCGGTGAAGGACATCGTGGCCACGGTGGACCCCGAAAAGCTCAGCCGTGAGCTGGTCGAGTCCAACATTGTCCGCACCGCTGATCCCGTCGCTGCGGAGAAGATGATCGCCCTCATCGAGGAGATGCGCAAGGAAGGCAACTCCGTGGGCGGTGTCATCGAATGTGTGGTGCGCGGCGTGCCAGCGGGACTCGGTGAGCCGGTGTTCGACAAGCTGGAGGCGGAACTCGCCAAGGCGATGCTCAGCCTGCCCGCCACAAAAGGTTTCGAAATCGGCAGCGGGTTCGGCGGCGCTCGCATGACCGGCCTGCAGCACAACGACGAATTCTACACCGATGACGCCGGGAAGATCCGCACGCGCACCAATCGCAGCGGTGGCATCCAGGGCGGCATCAGCAATGGCGAGGAGATAGTCTTCCGCGTCGCCTTCAAGCCCACCGCCACCGTCCTGCGCGAGCAGAATACCGTGACGCGCGATGGCACAGCCACCACGCTGAAGGCCCGCGGCCGCCATGATCCCTGCGTGCTCCCCCGGGCCGTGCCCATGGTCGAGGCCATGGTCCACCTCGTGGTCGCCGACCACTGGCTCCGCCAGCGTGCGCAGAACGCGTGA
- a CDS encoding type II secretion system protein, with the protein MNSTAPACQRKCPGAFTLIELLVTICIIAVLVSIAIPATNRVVHSARASQCMGHLRGIGNALQMYLTDNNNVMPTLVVARENKDEEEAAIDNTLSEYVQDRDAFRCPADNKHFYEKTGTSYVWNNLLNGQHTASLSMMGIIKDGSRIPVISDKENFHKYREVEVNILYADGHVAREIQFVVDE; encoded by the coding sequence ATGAACTCCACCGCTCCAGCCTGCCAGCGCAAATGCCCCGGAGCATTCACGCTCATCGAGCTCCTGGTGACGATCTGCATCATCGCCGTGCTGGTATCCATTGCCATCCCGGCTACCAACCGCGTGGTGCACAGTGCCCGCGCCTCGCAGTGCATGGGCCACCTGCGCGGCATCGGCAATGCGCTCCAGATGTATCTCACAGATAACAACAACGTGATGCCCACCCTGGTCGTTGCCCGCGAGAACAAGGATGAGGAAGAAGCGGCGATCGACAACACCCTCTCCGAGTATGTCCAGGATCGGGATGCCTTCCGCTGTCCTGCGGACAACAAACACTTCTACGAGAAGACCGGCACCAGTTATGTGTGGAACAACCTTCTCAATGGCCAGCACACCGCCAGCCTGAGCATGATGGGCATCATCAAGGACGGCTCACGCATCCCGGTGATCAGCGACAAGGAGAACTTCCACAAGTATCGCGAGGTGGAAGTGAACATCCTCTATGCGGATGGGCACGTGGCGCGAGAGATTCAGTTCGTCGTGGACGAATAA
- a CDS encoding ABC transporter ATP-binding protein, whose translation MSAPASSPEILLEVRDLTREFDGVKALDAFNFQLRRGEVLGLLGANGAGKTTTMNMLLGLTTPTSGTIEAFGMDFQKHRIEVLKRANFSSAYTALPGNLRVWQNLLVFSKLYGVKNANKKIDELLELFEITDLRTRVTGQLSAGESTRVNLCKALLNDPELLLLDEPTASLDPDIADKVRKTVRKVQAERRIGILYTSHNMKDIEEVCDRVIFLHKGKVVAEGTPAEIVKRSQTSSLEDVFIKIARSGEIED comes from the coding sequence ATGTCCGCGCCCGCTTCTTCGCCTGAGATCCTTCTCGAGGTCCGCGACCTCACTCGTGAATTCGACGGCGTAAAAGCGCTCGATGCCTTCAACTTCCAGCTCCGTCGCGGCGAAGTGCTGGGCCTGCTGGGCGCGAATGGTGCCGGCAAGACGACCACCATGAACATGCTGCTGGGACTCACCACGCCTACCTCAGGCACCATTGAGGCCTTCGGCATGGATTTCCAGAAGCATCGTATCGAGGTCTTGAAGCGCGCAAATTTTTCCAGTGCCTACACCGCTCTCCCCGGAAACCTGCGCGTGTGGCAGAACCTGCTCGTCTTTTCAAAATTGTACGGCGTGAAGAACGCGAACAAGAAAATCGACGAACTTCTCGAGCTCTTTGAAATCACGGATCTGCGCACCCGCGTCACCGGCCAGCTCAGCGCCGGGGAGAGCACGCGCGTGAATCTCTGCAAAGCCCTGCTGAACGATCCCGAGCTGCTCCTCCTGGATGAACCCACCGCCAGTCTCGATCCGGACATCGCCGACAAGGTGCGCAAGACCGTCCGCAAGGTCCAGGCAGAGCGCCGCATCGGTATCCTCTATACCTCGCATAACATGAAGGACATCGAGGAAGTCTGCGACCGCGTCATCTTCCTGCACAAAGGCAAGGTCGTCGCCGAAGGAACACCCGCTGAAATCGTGAAGCGTTCCCAGACCAGCTCGCTTGAGGACGTCTTCATCAAGATCGCCCGCAGTGGTGAAATCGAAGACTAA
- a CDS encoding L-threonylcarbamoyladenylate synthase, whose amino-acid sequence MTTRILNTDDPQAYVQAVAEAVNLLQAGEVVALPTETVYGLAADALNANAVAKIFEVKERPSFDPLIVHLPHKKDLEDVADVPEDILPVVKKLAEKFWPGPLTMILPKKACVPDIVTAGMPTVAVRASMNRVFNKVARTFDRPLAAPSANKFGSISPTSAAAVKAELDGRIPLILDDGASLHGVESTIVKIEAASPKPRIIIMRPGPITQDDLKPYGVVVLLKNLKQENKPEAPGLLESHYAPRTPLRLLESPEDFIPEEGKTYALLSYRGDADDGYADLTEWKGVHVLSPGKGKLVEAAVRLFYALRELDKVGADEIIAEPVPTQGVGLAVMDRLRRASAKR is encoded by the coding sequence ATGACCACCCGCATCCTTAACACCGACGATCCCCAAGCCTATGTCCAGGCGGTGGCGGAGGCGGTGAACCTGCTGCAAGCGGGCGAAGTCGTGGCCCTGCCCACGGAAACCGTGTACGGATTGGCCGCTGATGCGTTGAACGCCAACGCAGTAGCGAAGATTTTCGAAGTAAAAGAGCGGCCGTCGTTCGACCCGCTCATCGTCCACCTGCCGCATAAAAAGGACCTGGAAGACGTGGCGGACGTGCCGGAGGACATCCTGCCGGTGGTGAAGAAGCTGGCGGAAAAATTCTGGCCGGGACCGCTGACGATGATCCTGCCCAAGAAGGCCTGTGTGCCGGACATCGTGACCGCCGGCATGCCCACGGTGGCGGTGCGGGCCAGCATGAACCGCGTGTTCAACAAGGTCGCGCGCACCTTTGACCGCCCCCTCGCGGCGCCGAGCGCGAACAAATTTGGCTCCATTTCCCCCACCTCCGCCGCGGCGGTGAAGGCGGAGCTGGACGGTCGCATCCCCCTCATCCTCGATGACGGCGCTTCGCTCCACGGGGTGGAGAGCACCATCGTGAAGATCGAGGCGGCTTCGCCGAAGCCGCGCATCATCATCATGCGCCCGGGTCCCATCACCCAGGACGACCTGAAGCCGTACGGCGTGGTGGTGCTGCTGAAGAACCTGAAGCAGGAGAACAAGCCTGAAGCTCCCGGACTGCTGGAGAGCCACTACGCTCCGCGTACCCCGCTGCGCCTGCTGGAGTCACCGGAGGATTTCATCCCCGAAGAAGGCAAGACGTATGCCCTGCTGAGTTACCGCGGCGATGCCGACGACGGCTACGCCGACCTCACCGAGTGGAAGGGTGTGCACGTCCTGAGCCCCGGCAAGGGCAAGCTGGTAGAGGCCGCCGTGCGCCTTTTCTATGCGCTGCGCGAGCTGGACAAAGTGGGCGCCGACGAAATCATTGCCGAACCTGTGCCCACCCAGGGAGTGGGCCTTGCCGTGATGGACCGCCTGCGGCGCGCGTCCGCGAAACGGTGA
- a CDS encoding sialidase family protein, whose protein sequence is MHARCLSLLLSLLMPAALFAEPATVEVLSTPEQGIQPRALVDGKGVLHLLWYAGSAKGGNLFHATRQADKTWSTPVKVNSIPDSAVAAGTIRGAQYALGRDGCLHVIWNGYHETGGKADPMPLYYTRSVDGGLTFEPQRIISGDWPMDGGGAVAADAEGKVYAFWHAGRHGEGEGTRRIFVRMSEDDGKTFGDERAISPEGLGVCGCCAMQALAVRSGPVHVLYRCAANGGKNRDICTLVSGDGGRTFNHAVVDPWKINGCPMSSMSLVDLGNGKVAGAWERQGQIIIGRFGIASTTPEKFTTAMSSSTQRKHPVLAAGRNGALLIAWAEDTGWNKGGTLAWQVLNREWESFPSSVLGSGGEVPVWSFGSAASAADGFVIVR, encoded by the coding sequence ATGCACGCCCGCTGCCTGTCACTTCTCCTGTCTCTGCTGATGCCAGCAGCCTTGTTTGCGGAACCCGCCACCGTGGAAGTGCTCTCCACCCCCGAACAGGGCATCCAGCCGCGCGCCTTGGTGGATGGCAAAGGCGTGCTACACCTTCTGTGGTACGCGGGCAGCGCGAAGGGTGGGAATCTCTTCCATGCCACCCGGCAGGCGGACAAGACCTGGAGCACACCCGTAAAGGTAAACAGCATTCCGGACAGCGCCGTTGCCGCAGGCACGATTCGCGGCGCGCAGTACGCGCTGGGCCGGGATGGTTGCCTGCACGTGATCTGGAATGGCTACCACGAGACGGGTGGCAAAGCGGATCCGATGCCGCTGTACTACACGCGGTCAGTTGATGGCGGGCTGACCTTCGAGCCGCAGCGCATCATCTCCGGCGACTGGCCCATGGATGGTGGTGGCGCCGTGGCGGCGGATGCAGAGGGAAAGGTGTACGCCTTCTGGCATGCCGGCAGACATGGAGAAGGGGAAGGCACTCGACGCATCTTTGTCCGCATGTCTGAAGACGACGGAAAGACCTTTGGCGACGAGCGCGCCATCTCTCCGGAAGGACTGGGCGTGTGCGGCTGCTGTGCCATGCAAGCGCTCGCTGTGCGTTCGGGTCCGGTGCATGTGCTGTACCGCTGCGCTGCCAACGGTGGCAAGAACCGCGATATCTGCACCTTGGTCTCAGGCGACGGCGGCAGGACTTTCAATCACGCCGTGGTCGACCCGTGGAAGATCAACGGATGCCCCATGAGCAGCATGAGCCTGGTCGATCTAGGCAATGGCAAAGTGGCCGGCGCGTGGGAACGCCAGGGGCAGATCATCATCGGTCGCTTTGGCATTGCCAGCACCACTCCCGAAAAGTTCACCACCGCGATGAGCAGTTCTACCCAACGCAAGCATCCCGTCCTCGCCGCCGGGCGCAATGGTGCCCTCTTGATCGCCTGGGCAGAAGACACCGGCTGGAACAAAGGTGGTACCCTCGCCTGGCAAGTGCTGAACAGGGAGTGGGAAAGCTTCCCGTCCTCCGTGTTGGGATCAGGAGGTGAGGTGCCAGTATGGAGCTTTGGATCTGCAGCGTCCGCCGCTGACGGTTTCGTGATCGTGCGGTGA